The Streptomyces sp. NBC_00670 genome window below encodes:
- the qcrB gene encoding cytochrome bc1 complex cytochrome b subunit, producing MSTAAASNEPRRRGKAPAGERVADWADGRLGIYSLAKSNMRKIFPDHWSFMLGEVCMYSFIIIILTGVYLTLFFHPSMNEVQYHGSYVPLQGQMMSEAFNSTLHISFEVRGGLLIRQIHHWAALIFLAGMFVHMMRVFFTGAFRKPREVNWLFGFLLFVLGMFTGFTGYSLPDDLLSGTGVRFMEGAILSVPIVGTYLSFFLFGGEFPGGDFVARFYSIHILLLPGIMLGLMVAHLILVFYHKHTQYAGPGKTNNNVVGMPLLPVYMAKAGGFFFLVFGVIAVVAAIAQINPIWAIGPYRPDQVSTGAQPDWYMGFSEGLIRVMPGWEINLWGHTLVLGVFVPLMIFPLVLVAIAVYPFIESWVTGDKREHHILDRPRNAPTRTAFGVAWMTWYFVLLIGGGNDLFATHFSLSINAITWFVRIAFFVAPVIAFIVTKRICLGLQRRDKEKVLHGRESGIIKRLPHGEFIEVHEPLSQEQLHTLTAHEQYSPLELGPTVDENGVERKVKGPQKLRAKLSKAYYGEDNQIPKPTVEEYKEITSGHGHH from the coding sequence ATGAGTACTGCAGCAGCCAGCAACGAGCCGCGCAGGCGCGGCAAGGCACCCGCCGGAGAGCGGGTCGCCGACTGGGCCGACGGCCGCCTGGGGATCTACTCCCTGGCCAAGTCCAACATGCGCAAGATCTTCCCCGACCACTGGTCGTTCATGCTCGGTGAAGTCTGCATGTACAGCTTCATCATCATCATCCTGACGGGTGTCTATCTGACGCTGTTCTTCCACCCGTCGATGAACGAGGTCCAGTACCACGGCAGTTACGTGCCGTTGCAGGGCCAGATGATGTCCGAGGCGTTCAACTCGACCCTGCACATCTCCTTCGAGGTGCGCGGTGGTCTGCTGATCCGGCAGATCCACCACTGGGCGGCGCTGATCTTCCTCGCCGGCATGTTCGTGCACATGATGCGCGTCTTCTTCACCGGCGCGTTCCGCAAGCCGCGCGAGGTCAACTGGCTGTTCGGCTTCCTGCTGTTCGTCCTCGGCATGTTCACCGGCTTCACCGGTTACTCGCTCCCGGACGACCTGCTCTCCGGCACCGGTGTCCGCTTCATGGAGGGCGCGATCCTGTCCGTGCCGATCGTCGGCACGTACCTGTCGTTCTTCCTCTTCGGCGGCGAGTTCCCGGGCGGCGACTTCGTGGCCCGCTTCTACTCGATCCACATCCTGCTGCTGCCGGGCATCATGCTCGGCCTGATGGTGGCGCACCTGATCCTGGTCTTCTACCACAAGCACACGCAGTACGCGGGTCCCGGAAAGACCAACAACAACGTCGTCGGCATGCCGCTGCTGCCGGTGTACATGGCCAAGGCCGGAGGCTTCTTCTTCCTGGTCTTCGGTGTCATCGCGGTCGTCGCCGCGATCGCGCAGATCAACCCGATCTGGGCGATCGGCCCCTACCGGCCGGACCAGGTCTCCACCGGCGCCCAGCCCGACTGGTACATGGGCTTCTCCGAGGGCCTGATCCGTGTCATGCCGGGCTGGGAGATCAACCTGTGGGGCCACACGCTCGTCCTGGGCGTGTTCGTACCGCTGATGATCTTCCCGCTGGTCCTGGTCGCCATCGCCGTCTACCCGTTCATCGAGTCCTGGGTCACCGGCGACAAGCGCGAGCACCACATCCTGGACCGCCCGCGCAACGCCCCGACCCGGACCGCGTTCGGTGTGGCCTGGATGACGTGGTACTTCGTCCTGCTGATCGGTGGCGGCAACGACCTGTTCGCCACGCACTTCAGCCTGTCGATCAACGCCATCACCTGGTTCGTCCGGATCGCGTTCTTCGTCGCCCCGGTGATCGCGTTCATCGTCACCAAGCGGATCTGCCTCGGCCTCCAGCGCCGCGACAAGGAGAAGGTGCTGCACGGGCGCGAGTCCGGCATCATCAAGCGCCTGCCGCACGGTGAGTTCATCGAGGTGCACGAGCCGCTCAGCCAGGAGCAGCTGCACACCCTCACGGCGCACGAGCAGTACAGCCCGCTCGAGCTGGGCCCGACGGTCGACGAGAACGGCGTCGAGCGCAAGGTCAAGGGGCCGCAGAAGCTCCGCGCCAAGCTCAGCAAGGCGTACTACGGGGAGGACAACCAGATCCCCAAGCCCACCGTCGAGGAGTACAAGGAGATCACCAGCGGCCACGGCCACCACTGA
- the qcrA gene encoding cytochrome bc1 complex Rieske iron-sulfur subunit has protein sequence MSSQDIPEEKLPAERDQEHEAHEGLAVADEENPFADPGLPPHEHRRQDVDEKAANHSERTVALLFTVSMLATIGFIASYVAISPDTSIYVFPLGHISALNFALGLTLGVALFAIGAGAVHWARTLMSDVEIADERHPIEAPPETRSKVLADFKQGAKESALGRRKLIRNTMFGALTLVPLSGVMLLRDLGPLPHTKLRHTAWAKGKLLVNMNTNEPVRPSDVAVGSLTFVKPEGLEEHDEDFQTEIAKAALMIVRLQPENIKDKQELDWSHEGIVAYSKICTHVGCPISLYEQQTHHVLCPCHQSTFDLSDGARVIFGPAGHPLPQLRIGVSEDGYLQALGDFAEPVGPAFWERG, from the coding sequence ATGAGTAGCCAAGACATTCCAGAAGAGAAGCTGCCCGCCGAGCGGGACCAGGAGCACGAGGCCCACGAGGGCCTGGCCGTCGCGGACGAGGAGAACCCGTTCGCGGACCCCGGTCTGCCGCCGCACGAGCACCGCCGCCAGGACGTGGACGAGAAGGCCGCGAACCACTCCGAGCGCACGGTGGCGCTGCTGTTCACCGTCTCGATGCTGGCCACCATCGGCTTCATCGCCTCCTACGTGGCGATCTCGCCGGACACCTCGATCTACGTGTTCCCGCTGGGGCACATCAGCGCGCTCAACTTCGCGCTGGGCCTGACCCTCGGCGTGGCGCTGTTCGCGATCGGCGCGGGCGCGGTCCACTGGGCCCGCACCCTGATGTCCGACGTGGAGATCGCCGACGAGCGTCACCCGATCGAGGCACCCCCGGAGACCCGCTCGAAGGTCCTCGCCGACTTCAAGCAGGGCGCCAAGGAGTCCGCGCTCGGCCGCCGCAAGCTGATCCGCAACACGATGTTCGGCGCGCTCACCCTGGTGCCGCTCTCCGGCGTCATGCTGCTGCGCGACCTCGGCCCGCTGCCCCACACCAAGCTCCGCCACACCGCGTGGGCCAAGGGCAAGCTGCTGGTCAACATGAACACCAACGAGCCGGTCCGTCCCTCGGACGTGGCCGTGGGTTCGCTGACCTTCGTCAAGCCCGAGGGGCTCGAGGAGCACGACGAGGACTTCCAGACCGAGATCGCCAAGGCGGCCCTGATGATCGTCCGGCTCCAGCCGGAGAACATCAAGGACAAGCAGGAGCTCGACTGGAGCCACGAGGGCATCGTGGCCTACTCCAAGATCTGCACCCACGTCGGGTGCCCGATCTCGCTGTACGAGCAGCAGACGCACCACGTCCTGTGCCCGTGCCACCAGTCCACCTTCGACCTCTCCGACGGTGCCCGAGTCATCTTCGGCCCGGCCGGCCACCCCCTGCCGCAGCTGCGCATCGGTGTGAGCGAGGACGGTTACCTCCAGGCGCTCGGCGACTTCGCGGAGCCCGTCGGTCCTGCTTTCTGGGAGCGCGGATGA
- a CDS encoding Lrp/AsnC family transcriptional regulator: MITAIVLIKTSVDRIPEIAESIAALDSVSEVFSVTGTYDLIAMVRVRAHDELADVIPGRISKIPGVEGTDTHVAFRTYSQHDLEAAFSIGLES, from the coding sequence GTGATCACCGCGATCGTGCTCATCAAGACCAGCGTGGACCGGATCCCCGAGATCGCCGAGTCGATCGCCGCACTGGACTCCGTCAGCGAGGTGTTCTCCGTGACCGGGACGTACGACCTGATCGCGATGGTCCGCGTCAGGGCGCACGACGAGCTGGCGGACGTCATCCCGGGCCGGATCAGCAAGATCCCCGGCGTCGAGGGCACGGACACGCACGTCGCGTTCCGCACGTACTCGCAGCACGACCTGGAGGCGGCGTTCTCCATCGGGCTGGAGTCGTAA
- a CDS encoding L,D-transpeptidase, whose protein sequence is MSTSPRSRTVAGCTLLVVSLAAGLSACGGGDHPLAAKPYDAGDRVAVSALADDGKKADPDKPLEVTSRDSDGRLTDVTVTDAAGRRVPGELTADGSRWHSTSPLASGAHYTVRVSTEDEDGAPGRKVVEFDTGAGKAKKVNVTFGPDTGTYGVGQPVTATLSEPVKNRAARAVVERSLHVSARPAVEGAWYWVDDTTLHYRPKEYWPAHTTVTVSSDLHGLKVADRLRGGDAKPLKLTTGDKVVAATDAATHTMTVYRNDEEINEIPVTTGKAGFETRNGVKVVLGKQYLVRMRSTSIGIAEGSADSYDLPVYYATQVTLSGEYVHAAPWSVDSQGSANVSHGCTGMSTSNAEWFYDTVRAGDVVTVVNSDGDTMAPFGNGYGDWNLSWKDWQKGSALTPAKPAKLPSLLDRARLRPQGA, encoded by the coding sequence ATGAGTACCTCACCGCGCAGCCGTACGGTCGCCGGCTGCACCCTGCTGGTGGTCTCCCTGGCCGCGGGGCTCAGTGCCTGCGGCGGGGGCGACCATCCGCTCGCGGCCAAGCCGTACGACGCGGGGGACCGGGTCGCCGTCAGCGCCCTGGCGGACGACGGCAAGAAGGCGGACCCGGACAAGCCCCTGGAAGTCACCTCACGGGACTCCGACGGACGCCTCACCGACGTCACCGTCACCGACGCCGCCGGACGCCGTGTGCCCGGCGAACTCACCGCCGACGGCAGCCGCTGGCACAGCACGTCACCGCTGGCCTCGGGCGCCCACTACACCGTCCGCGTCAGCACCGAGGACGAGGACGGCGCCCCCGGGCGCAAGGTCGTCGAGTTCGACACCGGCGCCGGAAAGGCCAAGAAGGTGAACGTCACCTTCGGCCCGGACACGGGCACCTACGGCGTCGGCCAGCCCGTCACCGCCACGCTCAGCGAGCCGGTCAAGAACAGGGCCGCCAGGGCCGTCGTGGAACGCTCCCTGCACGTGAGCGCCCGGCCCGCGGTCGAGGGCGCCTGGTACTGGGTGGACGACACCACGCTCCACTACCGCCCCAAGGAGTACTGGCCCGCCCACACCACCGTCACGGTCTCCAGCGACCTGCACGGGCTGAAGGTGGCCGACCGGCTCCGCGGCGGCGACGCCAAGCCGCTGAAGCTCACCACCGGCGACAAGGTCGTCGCCGCGACGGACGCCGCCACGCACACGATGACGGTCTACCGCAACGACGAGGAGATCAACGAGATCCCCGTCACCACGGGCAAGGCCGGCTTCGAGACCCGCAACGGCGTCAAGGTCGTGCTCGGCAAGCAGTACCTCGTACGTATGCGCAGTACCAGCATCGGCATCGCGGAGGGCTCCGCGGACTCCTACGACCTGCCGGTGTACTACGCCACGCAGGTGACGCTCAGCGGGGAGTACGTCCACGCGGCCCCGTGGTCCGTCGACTCCCAGGGCTCCGCCAACGTCAGCCACGGCTGCACGGGCATGAGCACGAGCAACGCGGAGTGGTTCTACGACACGGTGCGCGCCGGTGACGTGGTGACCGTCGTCAACTCCGACGGCGACACGATGGCGCCGTTCGGGAACGGGTACGGCGACTGGAACCTGTCCTGGAAGGACTGGCAGAAGGGCAGCGCCCTCACCCCGGCGAAGCCGGCGAAGTTGCCGAGCCTCCTCGACAGGGCTCGGCTGCGGCCCCAGGGCGCGTAG
- the ctaE gene encoding aa3-type cytochrome oxidase subunit III, with protein MSVVATATTVDTGHAHPSVNRPNLTSVGTIIWLSSELMFFAALFAMYFTLRSVTGPDHWKEMASALNVPFSATNTTILVLSSLTCQLGVFAAERGDVKKLRGWFIVTFIMGAIFIGGQIYEYTELVKKDGISLSSDPYGSVFYLTTGFHGLHVTGGLIAFLFVLGRTYAAKRFTHDQATAAIVVSYYWHFVDVVWIGLFATIYLIK; from the coding sequence ATGTCGGTCGTGGCGACAGCAACGACAGTAGATACCGGGCACGCACACCCGTCGGTCAACCGGCCGAACCTCACCAGCGTCGGAACCATCATCTGGCTGAGTTCCGAGCTGATGTTCTTCGCGGCCCTCTTCGCGATGTACTTCACCCTGCGATCGGTGACCGGCCCCGATCACTGGAAGGAGATGGCGAGCGCGCTCAACGTCCCCTTCTCGGCGACGAACACCACGATCCTGGTGCTCTCCTCGCTCACCTGCCAGCTCGGCGTGTTCGCCGCCGAGCGCGGTGACGTGAAGAAGCTCCGGGGCTGGTTCATCGTCACCTTCATCATGGGCGCGATCTTCATCGGCGGTCAGATCTACGAGTACACCGAGCTGGTCAAGAAGGACGGCATCTCGCTCTCCTCCGACCCGTACGGCTCGGTGTTCTACCTGACCACCGGCTTCCACGGTCTGCACGTGACGGGCGGTCTCATCGCCTTCCTCTTCGTGCTCGGCCGTACGTACGCGGCGAAGAGGTTCACGCACGACCAGGCAACGGCAGCGATCGTCGTGTCCTACTACTGGCACTTCGTCGATGTCGTCTGGATCGGCCTCTTCGCCACGATCTACCTGATCAAGTAG
- the trpD gene encoding anthranilate phosphoribosyltransferase: protein MTAVTPAGGDTAAGRSWPALLNGLLDGRDLSADDTAWAMDLIMRGEATDAQIAGFAVALRAKGETVQEITGFVRAMYAHAHVIDVPGDTVDIVGTGGDGAKTVNISTMSAIVVAGTGAKVVKHGNRAASSASGASDVLEKLGVDLNLSPQRVVEVAEEAGITFCFAAKFHPALRHVAAARGQLGIRTTFNFLGPLTNPAQVRAQAIGVADARMAPIIAGVFAERGNSSLVFRGDDGLDELTTTSTSRVWEVRHGKVTEEAFDPRSVGIPLVPVEALRGGDPSYNADVARRVLEGEAGPVRDAVLLNSAAAVVALRGEEGPLVDRLRDGMARAAESIDSGAAREALSRWVAATRRA, encoded by the coding sequence ATGACTGCTGTGACCCCCGCTGGAGGCGACACCGCGGCGGGCCGCTCCTGGCCCGCCCTTCTGAACGGTCTCCTCGACGGCCGTGACCTGTCCGCGGACGACACCGCCTGGGCGATGGACCTCATCATGCGCGGCGAGGCGACCGACGCGCAGATCGCCGGCTTCGCGGTGGCGCTGCGCGCCAAGGGCGAGACGGTGCAGGAGATCACCGGGTTCGTACGCGCGATGTACGCGCACGCGCACGTCATCGACGTCCCCGGGGACACGGTCGACATCGTCGGCACGGGCGGGGACGGGGCGAAGACCGTCAACATCTCCACGATGTCCGCCATCGTCGTCGCCGGGACCGGGGCGAAGGTCGTCAAGCACGGCAACCGGGCCGCGTCGTCGGCGTCCGGGGCGTCGGATGTGCTGGAGAAGCTCGGCGTCGACCTGAACCTGTCGCCGCAGCGGGTGGTGGAGGTCGCCGAGGAGGCCGGGATCACCTTCTGCTTCGCGGCGAAGTTCCACCCCGCGCTGCGGCATGTGGCGGCGGCGCGCGGGCAGCTCGGGATCCGGACGACGTTCAACTTCCTCGGGCCGCTGACCAACCCCGCGCAGGTGCGGGCCCAGGCGATCGGCGTCGCCGACGCGCGGATGGCGCCGATCATCGCCGGGGTCTTCGCCGAGCGGGGCAACTCCTCGCTCGTCTTCCGCGGTGACGACGGGCTCGACGAGCTGACGACGACGTCGACGTCGCGGGTGTGGGAGGTGCGGCACGGCAAGGTGACGGAGGAGGCGTTCGACCCGCGGTCGGTGGGGATTCCGTTGGTGCCGGTGGAGGCGTTGCGGGGCGGGGACCCCTCCTACAACGCGGATGTCGCGCGGCGGGTGCTGGAGGGGGAGGCGGGGCCGGTGCGGGATGCGGTGCTGTTGAACTCGGCGGCGGCGGTGGTGGCGTTGCGGGGGGAGGAGGGTCCACTGGTGGACCGTCTCCGTGACGGGATGGCGCGCGCGGCGGAGTCCATCGACAGCGGCGCGGCCCGGGAGGCGCTCTCCCGCTGGGTTGCGGCCACGCGCCGGGCGTGA
- the ctaD gene encoding aa3-type cytochrome oxidase subunit I: MSILNQPQGAAAAGSHYEDELPVRRQNRGNVVVKWLTTTDHKTIGTLYLVTSFVFFCIGGVMALFMRAELARPGLQIMSNEQFNQAFTMHGTIMLLMFATPLFAGFTNWIMPLQIGAPDVAFPRLNMFAYWLYLFGSTIAVGGFLTPQGAADFGWFAYSPLSDAVRSPGVGADMWIMGLAFSGFGTILGAVNFITTIICMRAPGMTMFRMPIFTWNVLLTGVLVLLAFPVLAAALFALEADRKFGAHVFDATNGGALLWQHLFWFFGHPEVYIIALPFFGIISEVIPVFSRKPMFGYMGLIGATISIAGLSVTVWAHHMYVTGGVLLPFFSFMTFLIAVPTGVKFFNWIGTMWKGSLSFETPMLWATGFLITFTFGGLTGVILASPPMDFHISDSYFVVAHFHYVVFGTVVFAMFSGFHFWWPKFTGKMLDERLGKITFWTLFVGFHGTFLIQHWLGVEGMPRRYADYLAADGFTTLNTLSTIFSFLLGLSILPFLYNVWKTAKYGKPVEVDDPWGYGRSLEWATSCPPPRHNFLTLPKIRSESPAFDLHHPEIAALDQLENTGHGEKTLAGSKEAGK; encoded by the coding sequence GTGAGCATCCTCAATCAACCCCAGGGTGCCGCGGCAGCAGGATCCCACTACGAGGACGAACTGCCGGTCCGGCGCCAGAACCGCGGCAACGTGGTCGTCAAGTGGCTCACCACCACCGACCACAAGACGATCGGCACGCTGTACCTGGTCACGTCGTTCGTGTTCTTCTGCATCGGCGGCGTCATGGCGCTCTTCATGCGCGCCGAGCTCGCCCGCCCGGGTCTGCAGATCATGTCGAACGAGCAGTTCAACCAGGCGTTCACGATGCACGGCACGATCATGCTGCTGATGTTCGCGACGCCGCTGTTCGCCGGCTTCACGAACTGGATCATGCCGCTGCAGATCGGCGCGCCCGACGTGGCGTTCCCGCGGCTGAACATGTTCGCCTACTGGCTCTACCTGTTCGGCTCGACCATCGCGGTCGGCGGCTTCCTCACCCCGCAGGGCGCGGCCGACTTCGGCTGGTTCGCCTACTCCCCGCTGTCGGACGCGGTCCGCTCGCCGGGCGTCGGCGCCGACATGTGGATCATGGGTCTGGCCTTCTCCGGTTTCGGCACGATCCTCGGCGCGGTCAACTTCATCACCACGATCATCTGCATGCGCGCCCCCGGCATGACGATGTTCCGCATGCCGATCTTCACCTGGAACGTGCTGCTCACCGGTGTGCTGGTGCTGCTCGCCTTCCCCGTGCTGGCCGCCGCGCTGTTCGCCCTGGAGGCGGACCGAAAATTCGGGGCACACGTATTCGATGCCACGAATGGCGGGGCGCTGCTGTGGCAACACCTCTTCTGGTTCTTCGGCCATCCAGAGGTGTACATCATCGCGCTGCCGTTCTTCGGCATCATCAGTGAGGTCATTCCGGTCTTCTCCCGCAAGCCGATGTTCGGCTACATGGGCCTGATCGGCGCGACGATCTCCATCGCCGGCCTCTCCGTGACCGTGTGGGCGCACCACATGTACGTCACCGGCGGTGTGCTGTTGCCGTTCTTCTCCTTCATGACGTTCCTCATCGCCGTCCCGACCGGTGTGAAGTTCTTCAACTGGATCGGCACGATGTGGAAGGGCTCGCTCAGTTTCGAGACCCCGATGCTGTGGGCCACCGGCTTCCTGATCACCTTCACCTTCGGTGGTCTGACCGGCGTCATCCTGGCCTCGCCGCCGATGGACTTCCACATCTCCGACTCGTACTTCGTGGTGGCGCACTTCCACTACGTCGTCTTCGGCACCGTCGTCTTCGCGATGTTCTCCGGCTTCCACTTCTGGTGGCCGAAGTTCACCGGCAAGATGCTGGACGAGCGGCTTGGCAAGATCACCTTCTGGACGCTGTTCGTCGGCTTCCACGGCACGTTCCTCATCCAGCACTGGCTGGGCGTCGAGGGCATGCCACGCCGGTACGCGGACTATCTCGCGGCCGACGGCTTCACCACGCTGAACACGCTGTCGACGATCTTCTCCTTCCTGCTCGGCCTGTCGATCCTGCCGTTCCTCTACAACGTGTGGAAGACCGCCAAGTACGGCAAGCCGGTCGAGGTCGACGACCCGTGGGGCTACGGACGTTCGCTGGAGTGGGCGACCTCCTGCCCGCCGCCGCGGCACAACTTCCTCACGCTGCCGAAGATCCGCAGTGAGTCCCCGGCGTTCGACCTGCACCACCCGGAGATCGCGGCGCTCGACCAGCTCGAGAACACCGGGCACGGCGAGAAGACCCTCGCCGGGAGCAAGGAGGCCGGCAAGTGA
- a CDS encoding cytochrome c oxidase subunit 4, translated as MKVQGKMFLWLAAFLVVMAIIYGAWSKEPAGTTALFLAFGLSVMIGYYLAFTARRVDAGAQDNKDADVADDAGELGFFSPHSWQPLALAVGGALAFMGVVFGWWLLFFSAPIILIGLWGWVFEYYRGENRTQ; from the coding sequence GTGAAGGTCCAGGGCAAGATGTTCCTGTGGCTGGCGGCCTTCCTGGTCGTCATGGCCATCATCTACGGCGCGTGGTCGAAGGAGCCCGCCGGTACGACGGCGCTCTTCCTGGCCTTCGGCCTGAGCGTGATGATCGGCTACTACCTGGCCTTCACGGCCCGGCGGGTCGACGCGGGCGCGCAGGACAACAAGGACGCGGATGTCGCGGACGACGCCGGTGAGCTGGGCTTCTTCAGCCCGCACAGCTGGCAGCCGCTCGCCCTCGCCGTCGGTGGCGCCCTCGCCTTCATGGGCGTCGTCTTCGGCTGGTGGCTGCTGTTCTTCTCCGCCCCGATCATCCTGATCGGCCTGTGGGGCTGGGTCTTCGAGTACTACCGCGGCGAGAACCGCACCCAGTAA
- the qcrC gene encoding cytochrome bc1 complex diheme cytochrome c subunit — protein MKKLSARRRHPLAAIVVLLFALAATGGLYTAFAPADKAQADDTAQSLAIEEGKKLYEVGCASCHGTGGKGSSDGPSLVGVGAAAVDFQVGTGRMPASTSQQAQVEKKKNIYSQAQIDQLAAYIASLGAGPAVPTKDEYSPEGADIAKGGELFRTNCSQCHNFTGKGGALTNGKFAPSLEGVAPKHIYEAMQTGPQNMPSFPDTTLTSKNKQDIIAYLKAVDGDETTNPGGLELGGLGPVSEGLFAWIFGLGALIAVAVWVAARTAKAKKS, from the coding sequence GTGAAAAAGCTCTCCGCACGACGACGCCATCCGCTGGCGGCGATCGTCGTCCTACTCTTCGCGCTGGCGGCCACCGGGGGGCTGTACACCGCGTTCGCGCCCGCGGACAAGGCACAGGCCGACGACACCGCACAGTCCCTCGCCATCGAGGAGGGCAAGAAGCTCTACGAGGTGGGCTGCGCCAGTTGCCACGGCACCGGTGGTAAGGGCAGCTCCGACGGTCCGAGCCTGGTCGGCGTCGGCGCCGCCGCGGTCGACTTCCAGGTCGGCACCGGCCGCATGCCGGCCTCCACCTCGCAGCAGGCGCAGGTCGAGAAGAAGAAGAACATCTACTCGCAGGCGCAGATCGACCAGCTCGCCGCGTACATCGCCTCCCTCGGCGCCGGCCCGGCCGTGCCGACCAAGGACGAGTACAGCCCGGAGGGCGCGGACATCGCCAAGGGCGGTGAGCTGTTCCGTACCAACTGCTCGCAGTGCCACAACTTCACCGGCAAGGGCGGCGCGCTGACGAACGGCAAGTTCGCGCCGAGCCTGGAGGGTGTCGCCCCGAAGCACATCTACGAGGCCATGCAGACCGGCCCGCAGAACATGCCGTCCTTCCCCGACACCACGCTGACGTCCAAGAACAAGCAGGACATCATCGCGTACCTGAAGGCTGTCGACGGCGATGAAACGACCAACCCCGGCGGTCTCGAGCTCGGCGGTCTTGGCCCGGTCAGCGAGGGTCTGTTCGCCTGGATCTTCGGACTCGGCGCGCTGATCGCGGTCGCCGTCTGGGTCGCCGCTCGGACCGCAAAGGCCAAGAAGTCATGA
- a CDS encoding aminotransferase class V-fold PLP-dependent enzyme encodes MSVTTATTATTTPLPVLGRDVTVPLVTGGEVTYAALDYAASAPALQRVWDDVAAYAPYYGSVHRGAGYLSQLSTDLFENARLTVAEFLDCRAADQVVFTRSTTDSLNLLAAALPAGCEVFVFETEHHASLLPWRAARVTYLDAPRTPYQAVDTLERALAARDTTAPALVCVTGASNVTGELWPVRELAATAHAHGARIVLDAAQLAPHHPVSVQDLDVDWVAFSGHKLYAPFGSGVLAGRADWLTAAEPYLAGGGASRRVTRRTDGGVDVEWHESAARHEAGSPNVIGAYAVASACKALTEAGWDTLVARENQLIERVRAGLAEVPEVRVLSLFGDDAPRVGVLSFVVEGWNSSHFAAALSAEYGIGVRDGLFCAHPLVRTLLGGDPQTQGECGAPEAAPGEKSLNAIRVSFGAGTPDEHVDRFVAAVRELVREGATWEYRTQDGRCVPAV; translated from the coding sequence ATGTCCGTCACCACCGCCACCACGGCCACCACCACCCCTCTCCCCGTCCTCGGCCGCGACGTCACCGTCCCCCTCGTCACCGGCGGCGAAGTCACCTACGCCGCCCTCGACTACGCCGCCAGCGCCCCCGCCCTCCAGCGCGTCTGGGACGACGTCGCCGCCTACGCCCCCTACTACGGCAGCGTCCACCGCGGCGCCGGCTACCTCTCCCAGCTCTCCACCGACCTGTTCGAGAACGCCCGCCTCACCGTCGCCGAGTTCCTCGACTGCCGCGCCGCCGACCAGGTCGTCTTCACCCGGTCCACCACCGACTCCCTCAACCTCCTCGCCGCCGCGCTGCCCGCCGGCTGCGAGGTGTTCGTCTTCGAGACCGAGCACCACGCCTCCCTGCTGCCCTGGCGCGCCGCCCGCGTCACCTACCTTGACGCCCCCCGCACCCCCTACCAGGCCGTCGACACGCTGGAGCGCGCCCTCGCCGCCCGCGACACCACCGCCCCGGCCCTGGTCTGCGTCACCGGCGCCTCCAACGTCACCGGCGAGCTCTGGCCCGTCCGCGAACTGGCGGCCACCGCGCACGCGCACGGCGCCCGTATCGTCCTGGACGCCGCCCAGCTCGCCCCGCACCACCCCGTCTCCGTGCAGGACCTGGACGTCGACTGGGTCGCCTTCTCCGGGCACAAGCTGTACGCCCCCTTCGGCTCCGGCGTGCTGGCCGGCCGCGCCGACTGGCTGACCGCCGCCGAGCCCTACCTCGCCGGCGGCGGCGCCAGCCGCAGGGTCACCCGGCGCACCGACGGCGGCGTCGATGTGGAGTGGCACGAGAGCGCCGCCCGCCACGAGGCCGGCTCGCCCAACGTGATCGGCGCCTACGCCGTCGCCTCCGCCTGCAAGGCGCTCACCGAGGCCGGCTGGGACACCCTGGTCGCCCGCGAGAACCAGCTGATCGAGCGGGTGCGGGCGGGCCTGGCCGAGGTGCCCGAGGTGCGGGTGCTGTCCCTGTTCGGCGACGACGCGCCCCGCGTGGGCGTGCTCTCCTTCGTCGTCGAGGGCTGGAACAGCTCGCACTTCGCCGCCGCGCTCTCCGCCGAGTACGGCATCGGCGTCCGCGACGGCCTCTTCTGCGCCCACCCGCTGGTGCGCACCCTGCTCGGCGGCGACCCGCAGACCCAGGGCGAGTGCGGGGCGCCGGAGGCCGCGCCCGGGGAGAAGTCCCTCAACGCGATCCGGGTGAGCTTCGGCGCGGGCACGCCCGACGAGCACGTCGACCGCTTCGTCGCAGCGGTACGGGAACTGGTGCGCGAGGGCGCCACGTGGGAGTACCGCACGCAGGACGGCCGCTGCGTTCCGGCGGTCTGA